From a single Sorghum bicolor cultivar BTx623 chromosome 5, Sorghum_bicolor_NCBIv3, whole genome shotgun sequence genomic region:
- the LOC8083160 gene encoding uncharacterized protein LOC8083160 isoform X2, with translation MTDLDITRLSASVEVEAVRGHHKTALAVSLPHWPVVVSLLRYHRGHGSRTCGVHYYWRRTEGGVWADSPCIIGGLLHFAHGLPSACELSYITWIQAHRYVFMNYPHIIPFVEEHLNELSRNTKDRTPPQSLPEPSKKLRKFQAPLNKDDMENIKCGMEIGLTSPNSKKLVALGTVQKTDRKAKANDGQPLADYIEVLVSIVYKQTTILPRAHGKIQNLGSATARCIPWPRQNIICRDGSTPLHSKQVCSSISKITPNTIGTAGPKRLTSKADATRLDKGQVASQDLLEKKQAKRNEQLTSEDNRYVYSWMWACHFQAEIT, from the exons ATGACTGACCTGGATATCACTAGGTTGTCGGCGTCGGTCGAGGTCGAGGCTGTTCGTGGACACCACAAAACAGCTCTTGCTGTGTCGTTGCCCCACTGGCCGGTGGTGGTGTCGCTGCTACGGTACCACCGAGGCCATGGCAGTCGTACGTGCGGCGTGCATTATTATTGGAGGAGGACTGAAGGAGGTGTGTGGGCGGACAGCCCATGCATTATTGGAGGACTGTTGCATTTTGCTCACG GGCTGCCTTCTGCTTGTGAATTGTCCTACATAACTTGGATCCAAGCTCACCGATATGTCTTCATGAATTATCCTCATATTATTCCATTTGTCGA AGAACATCTAAATGAGCTATCGAGAAATACCAAGGACAGGACACCTCCACAAAGTCTTCCAGAGCCATCGAAGAAACTAAGAAAGTTTCAAGCGCCACTTAATAAG GATGATATGGAAAATATAAAGTGTGGTATGGAGATTGGTCTGACATCTCCAAATAGTAAAAAGCTGGTAGCACTAGGGACTGTTCAGAAAACTGATAGGAAAGCTAAAGCTAATGATGGTCAACCATTGGCGGATTACATTGAGGTACTCGTCAGTATTGTTTACAAACAAACAACCATATTGCCTCGTGCACATGGGAAGATACAGAATCTGGGAAGTGCTACTGCTCGCTGCATACCATGGCCTCGACAAAAT ATCATTTGTAGAGATGGCAGTACTCCATTGCACTCTAAGCAG GTTTGTAGCTCCATTAGCAAAATCACCCCGAACACGATAGGAACTGCAGGACCAAAAAGGTTGACATCAAAAGCTGATGCTACAAGGTTGGACAAAGGCCAAGTTGCCTCACAGGATTTGCTAGAAAAGAAGCAAGCAAAGAGGAAT GAGCAATTGACAAGTGAGGACAACAGATATGTATATAGCTGGATGTGGGCATGTCATTTCCAAGCAGAAATAACATAA
- the LOC8083160 gene encoding uncharacterized protein LOC8083160 isoform X1 codes for MTDLDITRLSASVEVEAVRGHHKTALAVSLPHWPVVVSLLRYHRGHGSRTCGVHYYWRRTEGGVWADSPCIIGGLLHFAHGLPSACELSYITWIQAHRYVFMNYPHIIPFVEEHLNELSRNTKDRTPPQSLPEPSKKLRKFQAPLNKDDMENIKCGMEIGLTSPNSKKLVALGTVQKTDRKAKANDGQPLADYIEVLVSIVYKQTTILPRAHGKIQNLGSATARCIPWPRQNIICRDGSTPLHSKQVCSSISKITPNTIGTAGPKRLTSKADATRLDKGQVASQDLLEKKQAKRNVSKEKTEQLTSSKCVEGHKSNIHITTSLC; via the exons ATGACTGACCTGGATATCACTAGGTTGTCGGCGTCGGTCGAGGTCGAGGCTGTTCGTGGACACCACAAAACAGCTCTTGCTGTGTCGTTGCCCCACTGGCCGGTGGTGGTGTCGCTGCTACGGTACCACCGAGGCCATGGCAGTCGTACGTGCGGCGTGCATTATTATTGGAGGAGGACTGAAGGAGGTGTGTGGGCGGACAGCCCATGCATTATTGGAGGACTGTTGCATTTTGCTCACG GGCTGCCTTCTGCTTGTGAATTGTCCTACATAACTTGGATCCAAGCTCACCGATATGTCTTCATGAATTATCCTCATATTATTCCATTTGTCGA AGAACATCTAAATGAGCTATCGAGAAATACCAAGGACAGGACACCTCCACAAAGTCTTCCAGAGCCATCGAAGAAACTAAGAAAGTTTCAAGCGCCACTTAATAAG GATGATATGGAAAATATAAAGTGTGGTATGGAGATTGGTCTGACATCTCCAAATAGTAAAAAGCTGGTAGCACTAGGGACTGTTCAGAAAACTGATAGGAAAGCTAAAGCTAATGATGGTCAACCATTGGCGGATTACATTGAGGTACTCGTCAGTATTGTTTACAAACAAACAACCATATTGCCTCGTGCACATGGGAAGATACAGAATCTGGGAAGTGCTACTGCTCGCTGCATACCATGGCCTCGACAAAAT ATCATTTGTAGAGATGGCAGTACTCCATTGCACTCTAAGCAG GTTTGTAGCTCCATTAGCAAAATCACCCCGAACACGATAGGAACTGCAGGACCAAAAAGGTTGACATCAAAAGCTGATGCTACAAGGTTGGACAAAGGCCAAGTTGCCTCACAGGATTTGCTAGAAAAGAAGCAAGCAAAGAGGAATGTGAGTAAAGAAAAAACAGAGCAACTTACATCATCCAAGTGTGTAGAGGGCCACAAAAGCAACATACATATAACAACGTCTCTATGTTAG